The following proteins are encoded in a genomic region of Molothrus aeneus isolate 106 chromosome 14, BPBGC_Maene_1.0, whole genome shotgun sequence:
- the EDA2R gene encoding tumor necrosis factor receptor superfamily member 27, which produces MACQESEYLDDQKKCVPCRKCMPGQELSKDCGDGSGGDAQCVACPPRKFKDRWGHHGCKPCLSCALINRLQKSNCTATADAVCGECLPGFYRKARISGQLEWECIPCTKQTPSSEPQCRSRTNLVKVAVPTVPPQDTALLALTSSALVIIVLVLLALSIIYCKRFWKSQCQRVFLRTQNFSGQRATFPTAAAPGRFLCEEQMSGPCCLGVKNLSPCYRQAEGPVEAVQFISDGEAVGLQLPSLQPEMDLPPAIAASTASKAQLGRSLLESQPLIRASGHGDCLEGVLPPPAPRQGTVEALAPLSSCASEMQHKWPHAPVECTELDLQKFSSQAEFVGGERLEDAAGRAVKRIPAESSAGVQERAHHLPTAEIPPEEQPVDDAQSLVTQISSTASGLPIAELPHSLVQSLAFLLDPSLSGVKNFSHVALELGLMPQLLGRISGFEQLVAHFTSAGAAVTVPVLARVLQRLQRFDALLLLCDHFTLSPAPDRQR; this is translated from the exons ATGGCCTGCCAAGAGAGTGAGTACCTGGATGACCAGAAGAAATGTGTCCCCTGCAGGAAGTGCATGCCTGGGCAGGAGCTTTCCAAG GACTGCGGCGATGGCAGCGGCGGGGACGCGCAGTGCGTGGCCTGCCCTCCCAGGAAGTTCAAGGACCGCTGGGGACACCACGGCTGCaagccctgcctgtcctgtgcCCTCATCAACCGCCTGCAGAAGTCCAACTGCACGGCCACGGCCGACGCTGTCTGCGGGGAGTGCCTGCCGGG GTTCTACAGGAAGGCGCGGATCAGCGGGCAGCTGGAGTGGGAGTGCATTCCCTGCACCAAGCAGACGCCGTCCTCCGAGCCACAGT GTCGCTCCAGAACAAACCTGGTGAAGGTCGCTGTCCCTACTGTGCCACCACAGGACACAGCCCTTCTTGCACTgaccagcagtgccctggtcaTCATTGTCCTGGTGCTTCTGGCACTTTCCATCATCTACTGCAAGCGATTCTGGAAAAGCCAGTGCCAGAGAG TCTTCCTGAGGACTCAGAACTTCTCGGGCCAGCGAGCAACGTTCCCAACTGCAGCAGCACCCGGCAGGTtcctgtgtgaggagcagatgTCTGGACCCTGCTGCCTGGGTGTGAAGAATTTGAGCCCTTGCTACAGGCAGGCAGAAG GCCCCGTGGAAGCAGTGCAGTTCATTTCCGACGGGGAGGCCGTGGGTCTCCAGCTCCCCTCTCTCCAGCCAGAGATGGACTTGCCACCAGCCattgcagccagcactgcctccaaggcccagctgggcaggagcctccTGGAAAGCCAGCCCCTGATCCGGGCCTCAGGCCATGGTGACTGCCTGGAGGGGGTCCTGCCACCCCCCGCCCCCAGGCAGGGCACGGTGGAGGCCCTGgcccccctctcctcctgtgcctCTGAGATGCAGCACAAGTGGCCCCATGCACCCGTGGAGTGCACTGAGCTGGACCTCCAGAAGTTCTCCAGCCAGGCAGAGTTTGTGGGTGGTGAGCGGCTGGAGGACGCGGCCGGCCGGGCTGTGAAGAGGAttccagcagagagcagtgctggggtgcAGGAGAGGGCTCATCACCTGCCCACAGCTGAAATCCCACCCGAGGAGCAGCCG GTGGATGATGCCCAGAGCCTGGTGACTCAGATCAGCAGCACGGCCAGTG GTCTCCCAATAGCAGAGCTGCCCCATTCCTTGGTGCAGTCTCTGGCCTTCCTGTTGGACCCTTCCTTGAGCGGTGTGAAGAACTTCAGCCAcgtggctctggagctggggctgatgcCGCAGCTGCTGGGGCGGATTTCGGGCTTTGAGCAGCTGGTGGCACACTTcacctctgcaggagctgcgGTCACCGTCCCTGTGCTGGCGCGGGTGCTGCAGCGGCTCCAGCGCTTCGAcgccctcctcctgctctgcgaCCACTTCACGCTCAGCCCCGCGCCCGACCGCCAGCGCTAG